A portion of the Helicoverpa zea isolate HzStark_Cry1AcR chromosome 25, ilHelZeax1.1, whole genome shotgun sequence genome contains these proteins:
- the LOC124642792 gene encoding dual specificity protein phosphatase 1B-like, whose translation MISVRGLLLVMLRSAFIVAFLSIPNPVVAFTGLKNWSRRAIYHKVDLCTQSCYSQIIPGLYLSNARAAADKNVLRRLNITHVLTIEAHRLPKSTFADSNISTLFIRAYDTPQTHLLPYFPMANAFIDEGLQKGNVLVHCHFGVSRSATLVIAYIMEKYKLTFEQAFVYVRQRRRFINPNPGFINQLKEYQRLNYDVNGFYRFEAYMNVNARKHKYKIASLAAVVVGILVPLAVLVG comes from the coding sequence ATGATAAGTGTCAGAGGGTTGCTTTTGGTAATGTTGAGAAGCGCCTTCATCGTCGCCTTCCTCAGCATTCCCAACCCTGTCGTCGCCTTCACCGGTCTCAAGAACTGGTCCAGGAGAGCAATATACCACAAGGTCGACCTCTGCACTCAATCCTGTTACAGCCAGATCATCCCTGGGCTCTACCTAAGCAATGCGAGAGCAGCAGCCGACAAAAATGTACTTAGACGGCTTAATATCACCCATGTGCTCACGATTGAAGCTCACCGCCTACCGAAATCAACTTTTGCGGATTCCAACATTAGCACACTCTTCATTAGGGCCTACGACACTCCTCAGACCCATCTCCTGCCCTACTTCCCGATGGCCAACGCCTTCATCGACGAAGGTCTGCAGAAAGGAAACGTGCTTGTCCACTGCCATTTCGGAGTATCCAGGTCCGCCACCCTCGTCATCGCATATATCATGGAAAAGTATAAACTGACTTTCGAACAGGCATTTGTGTACGTGAGGCAAAGACGGAGGTTCATTAACCCCAATCCAGGGTTCATTAATCAGTTGAAGGAGTACCAGAGATTGAATTACGACGTGAATGGATTCTACAGGTTCGAAGCTTATATGAATGTGAACGCTAGGAAACACAAGTATAAGATAGCGTCCCTGGCTGCTGTGGTGGTGGGGATACTCGTACCCCTCGCTGTGTTGGTGGGCTAG